One window from the genome of Oncorhynchus gorbuscha isolate QuinsamMale2020 ecotype Even-year linkage group LG14, OgorEven_v1.0, whole genome shotgun sequence encodes:
- the LOC123994517 gene encoding mitogen-activated protein kinase 12-like gives MLLLDPERRVSASEALAMPFFSEFREPEEETEAQPYDHSMDNTDLLLEQWKRHTFTEILSFRPAATETKDHKETSL, from the exons ATGCTGTTGCTGGACCCTGAGAGGCGGGTGAGTGCGTCGGAGGCGCTGGCCATGCCCTTTTTCAGCGAGTtcagagaaccagaggaggagACTGAGGCCCAGCCCTACGATCACTCCATGGACAACACAGACCTGctcctggagcagtggaaac GTCACACATTCACAGAGATTCTGTCCTTCAGGCCTGCAGCAACAGAGACCAAGGACCACAAAGAGACATCACTCTGA